The following are encoded in a window of Nibricoccus aquaticus genomic DNA:
- the rplN gene encoding 50S ribosomal protein L14, with product MIQLRSILEVADNTGARRAAMISKKGQNTNTAGVGDVITVHIKASATEATVKKGEVAKAVVVRTKAPVRRADGSYLRFDSNAIVIIDAANNPKGTRIFGPVARELRAKNFMKIISLAPEVL from the coding sequence ATGATCCAACTGCGCTCCATTCTCGAAGTTGCTGATAACACCGGTGCTCGTCGCGCCGCGATGATCAGCAAAAAAGGTCAGAACACCAACACCGCTGGCGTCGGCGACGTCATCACTGTCCACATCAAGGCCAGTGCTACCGAAGCCACCGTTAAAAAAGGTGAAGTTGCCAAGGCCGTCGTCGTTCGCACCAAAGCTCCCGTCCGCCGCGCGGATGGCAGCTACCTGCGTTTCGACAGCAACGCCATCGTCATCATTGACGCTGCCAACAATCCCAAGGGCACCCGCATCTTCGGCCCCGTCGCTCGCGAACTGCGTGCGAAGAACTTCATGAAGATCATCTCCCTCGCTCCGGAGGTTCTCTAA
- the rpsC gene encoding 30S ribosomal protein S3 encodes MGQKTNPTGFRLAVRRNWQSRWYATKKDFPKLLLEDQIIREKLMEKLKQASVPRIFIERASSRVRVKIYTARPGIVIGRKGQEIEKIKEELSKLTGKEILLDIQEVKKPEIEAQLVAENVALQLERRIAFRRAMKKAVEMAMTLGAEGIRIQCSGRLGGADIARREWQRKGRVPLHTLRENIDYGFFEARTLFGKIGVKCWICKKDAEPAA; translated from the coding sequence ATGGGCCAAAAGACAAATCCCACAGGCTTCCGCCTCGCCGTCCGCCGTAACTGGCAGTCCCGCTGGTATGCCACGAAGAAGGACTTCCCCAAGCTCCTCCTCGAAGACCAGATCATCCGTGAGAAACTCATGGAGAAACTGAAGCAGGCTTCCGTTCCGCGCATCTTCATCGAGCGCGCTTCGAGCCGCGTCCGCGTCAAGATTTACACCGCCCGCCCTGGCATCGTCATCGGACGCAAGGGCCAGGAGATCGAGAAGATCAAAGAAGAGCTCTCCAAGCTCACCGGCAAAGAGATCCTCCTCGACATCCAAGAGGTGAAGAAGCCCGAGATTGAAGCTCAGCTCGTCGCTGAGAACGTCGCACTTCAGCTCGAACGCCGTATCGCATTCCGCCGCGCCATGAAGAAGGCCGTTGAAATGGCCATGACCCTCGGTGCCGAAGGTATCCGTATCCAGTGCTCCGGCCGCCTTGGTGGTGCCGACATTGCTCGTCGCGAATGGCAGCGCAAAGGCCGCGTGCCCTTGCACACCCTCCGCGAAAACATCGACTACGGCTTTTTCGAAGCCCGCACCCTTTTCGGCAAGATCGGCGTTAAATGCTGGATCTGCAAAAAGGACGCTGAACCCGCCGCCTGA
- the rplF gene encoding 50S ribosomal protein L6 yields the protein MSRIGKVPVPIPDKVKVDVKNGTVLVEGPKGKVSKTFAPDVKISVADKKVSFVPADDSRFARAMYGTARSIVAGMVKGVTEGYVKDLEIQGVGFKANLKGKQLDLALGYSHPILFDIPEGIKITVTDQTKVKVEGCDKQLVGAVTANIRAYYPPEPYKGKGVRIVGERVRRKEGKTVA from the coding sequence ATGTCCCGCATCGGTAAAGTCCCCGTTCCCATTCCTGACAAGGTCAAGGTTGACGTTAAAAACGGCACCGTCCTCGTCGAAGGCCCTAAGGGTAAAGTTTCCAAGACCTTCGCACCTGATGTGAAGATCTCCGTCGCCGATAAGAAGGTTTCCTTCGTTCCGGCTGACGACTCCCGCTTCGCTCGCGCTATGTACGGCACCGCCCGTTCCATCGTCGCTGGCATGGTCAAAGGTGTCACTGAAGGCTACGTTAAAGATCTCGAAATCCAAGGCGTCGGCTTCAAGGCCAACCTCAAGGGCAAGCAGCTCGACCTCGCGCTCGGCTACTCGCACCCGATCCTTTTCGATATTCCGGAAGGCATCAAAATCACCGTGACCGACCAGACCAAGGTCAAAGTCGAGGGTTGCGACAAGCAACTCGTCGGTGCCGTCACCGCCAACATCCGCGCCTACTACCCACCCGAGCCCTACAAAGGCAAAGGTGTCCGTATCGTCGGCGAACGTGTCCGCCGCAAGGAAGGCAAAACGGTCGCCTAA
- the rpsQ gene encoding 30S ribosomal protein S17 codes for MSSSTRNKRKDLIGFVTSRSGDKSVKVTVPYKTPHPLYHKVVNRKTVVHVHDEKNETKVGDKVEIMETRPISRLKRWRIIRVIEAAVLAGAAITEQDVAATVPTKVTQASTPSA; via the coding sequence ATGTCATCCTCGACCCGTAACAAACGCAAAGACCTCATCGGCTTTGTCACCAGCCGCTCCGGCGACAAGTCCGTCAAGGTCACCGTCCCTTACAAGACGCCCCATCCACTCTACCATAAGGTCGTTAATCGTAAGACCGTCGTTCACGTCCACGACGAGAAGAACGAGACCAAAGTCGGCGACAAGGTTGAGATCATGGAAACCCGTCCGATCAGCCGCCTCAAGCGCTGGCGCATCATCCGTGTCATCGAAGCCGCTGTTCTCGCTGGTGCCGCTATCACCGAGCAAGATGTCGCCGCCACGGTCCCCACCAAAGTCACGCAGGCTTCCACGCCCTCCGCTTAA
- the rpsH gene encoding 30S ribosomal protein S8 yields the protein MTDPISDFLTRLRNASKAGLAECVIPHSTLKEAIAGILKAEGYVSDHSNSIDKLGHKTLVVKMKYVENAPVLTNLTRVSTPGRRLYYRYSEIPRVLNGLGIGILSTSKGVLKDGDCRREKVGGELICNVW from the coding sequence ATGACTGATCCAATCAGTGATTTCCTGACCCGCCTCCGCAATGCGTCGAAGGCCGGTCTCGCCGAGTGCGTCATCCCGCACTCCACCCTCAAGGAGGCCATCGCTGGCATTCTTAAAGCCGAAGGCTATGTCTCAGACCATAGCAACAGCATCGACAAGCTGGGCCACAAGACCCTCGTCGTGAAAATGAAGTACGTCGAAAACGCCCCCGTGTTGACCAACCTCACGCGCGTTTCCACTCCCGGCCGCCGTCTTTACTACCGCTACTCCGAAATTCCCCGCGTCCTCAACGGACTCGGCATCGGTATCCTCTCGACCTCCAAGGGCGTTCTCAAAGACGGCGATTGCCGCCGTGAGAAGGTCGGTGGCGAGCTCATCTGCAACGTTTGGTAA
- the rpsS gene encoding 30S ribosomal protein S19: protein MARSIKKGFFVDYHLLEKIEKAVKAGAKKPIQTWSRRSTITPDFIGHTFSVHNGKAFVAVYVTENMVGHKLGEFALTRVFKGHGGMTRKEI from the coding sequence ATGGCACGTTCCATCAAAAAAGGCTTCTTCGTTGACTACCACCTGCTCGAGAAAATCGAGAAGGCGGTCAAAGCGGGCGCCAAGAAGCCCATCCAGACGTGGTCGCGTCGCTCGACCATCACCCCCGATTTCATCGGTCACACCTTCAGTGTTCACAACGGCAAGGCCTTCGTGGCCGTGTACGTCACCGAGAACATGGTCGGTCACAAGCTCGGCGAATTCGCGCTTACCCGCGTGTTCAAGGGCCACGGCGGCATGACCCGTAAGGAAATTTAA
- the rpsJ gene encoding 30S ribosomal protein S10: MKGQRIRIKLQGFDYRVIDQSALEIVETAKRSGARVSGPIPLPTRIEKLSVNRSPHVDKKSMEQFETRTHKRLIDIIEPTAQTVDELKKLNLPSGVDITINV; encoded by the coding sequence ATGAAAGGCCAACGCATTCGCATCAAACTCCAGGGCTTCGACTATCGGGTCATTGATCAGTCCGCGCTCGAGATCGTCGAAACCGCCAAGCGCTCCGGCGCTCGCGTTTCCGGTCCGATCCCGCTGCCGACCCGCATTGAGAAGCTCTCGGTCAACCGTTCTCCGCACGTCGACAAGAAGTCGATGGAGCAGTTCGAGACGCGCACTCATAAGCGCCTCATCGACATCATTGAGCCCACCGCCCAGACGGTCGACGAGCTCAAGAAACTCAATCTCCCCTCCGGCGTCGATATCACCATCAACGTTTGA
- the rplV gene encoding 50S ribosomal protein L22: protein MEVQAITRYARMSPKKVREVVRTVQGRKASEAVDLLTLIPRKSARLIVKTLKSAIANAENNNNLSADSLVVKSAIVENGPVLKRFKAGARGTAMPRRKKMSHIKIVLSDGNSN, encoded by the coding sequence ATGGAAGTCCAAGCAATCACCCGCTACGCGCGCATGTCCCCTAAAAAGGTGCGCGAAGTCGTTCGTACCGTTCAAGGCCGCAAAGCCTCCGAAGCGGTCGATCTCCTCACGCTCATCCCGCGCAAATCCGCGCGCCTGATCGTCAAGACCCTCAAGTCCGCCATCGCGAACGCTGAGAACAACAACAACCTCTCCGCCGATTCTCTCGTCGTGAAGAGCGCGATCGTCGAAAACGGTCCCGTCCTCAAGCGCTTCAAAGCCGGTGCCCGCGGTACCGCTATGCCACGCCGCAAGAAGATGTCGCACATCAAGATCGTCCTGTCGGACGGCAACTCGAACTAA
- the rplE gene encoding 50S ribosomal protein L5 → MSTTYTPVLKKLYNEQIISELVKSRGYTNKHQVPKITKVVLNTGIDADADKNQIADSARDLGLIAGQKPILTRTKKAISNFKLKPNQITGAYVTLRGTAMWEFLYRLLSVALPTIRDFRGVSPKLDGQGNYNLGVSDFTIFPEITVENVKKSMGLDVTIVTTATTDEEGRELLKLLGMPFRRTEPVTPTKTAA, encoded by the coding sequence ATGAGCACCACTTACACTCCCGTCCTCAAGAAGCTCTACAACGAGCAGATCATTTCCGAGCTCGTGAAGAGCCGCGGTTACACCAACAAACATCAGGTTCCGAAGATCACGAAAGTCGTGCTCAATACCGGTATCGATGCTGACGCTGACAAGAACCAGATTGCCGACTCCGCTCGCGACCTCGGTCTGATCGCCGGTCAAAAGCCCATTCTTACCCGCACGAAGAAGGCTATTTCCAATTTCAAGCTGAAGCCGAACCAGATCACTGGCGCTTACGTCACCCTCCGTGGTACCGCCATGTGGGAGTTCCTCTATCGCCTCCTCTCCGTTGCTCTCCCGACCATCCGCGACTTCCGCGGCGTGTCCCCGAAGCTCGACGGCCAGGGTAACTACAACCTAGGCGTTTCCGACTTCACCATCTTCCCGGAAATCACCGTGGAGAACGTTAAGAAGAGCATGGGCCTCGATGTCACCATCGTGACCACCGCCACCACCGACGAAGAAGGCCGCGAGCTCCTGAAGCTCCTCGGTATGCCTTTCCGCCGCACCGAGCCTGTCACGCCCACCAAGACTGCAGCTTAA
- the rplC gene encoding 50S ribosomal protein L3, which yields MISTLLGKKLGMTQVYDAQNVLVPVTVVEAGPCPVVQVKTTENDGYNAVQLGFSKKKSKNASSAEQAHAKKAGLDETPRVLSEVRLEAASDLKVGDVVTVAAFTEGQTVDVIGVTKGKGFQGVVKRFRVAGGPATHGSMFHRRIGSVGMRQTPGRVWKNQAMPGHMGTLRRTVQNLTIVKVIADKNILLVKGAIPGANGDDVIVRTAIKGQARKV from the coding sequence ATGATCTCTACGCTCCTAGGCAAAAAACTCGGAATGACCCAGGTCTACGACGCTCAAAACGTCTTAGTTCCCGTCACCGTAGTCGAAGCCGGTCCCTGCCCAGTCGTCCAAGTCAAGACGACCGAAAACGACGGCTACAACGCCGTTCAGCTTGGCTTCTCCAAAAAGAAGTCCAAAAATGCCTCCTCGGCTGAACAAGCCCACGCTAAAAAGGCCGGTCTTGATGAGACCCCTCGCGTGCTTAGCGAAGTCCGCCTCGAAGCGGCTTCCGACCTTAAGGTTGGCGATGTCGTCACCGTAGCTGCCTTCACCGAAGGTCAGACTGTCGACGTTATCGGCGTCACCAAGGGTAAAGGTTTCCAAGGCGTCGTGAAACGTTTCCGTGTTGCTGGCGGTCCTGCCACCCACGGTTCCATGTTCCATCGCCGCATCGGTTCGGTCGGTATGCGCCAGACTCCTGGCCGCGTCTGGAAAAACCAGGCCATGCCCGGTCACATGGGCACCCTCCGCCGCACCGTTCAAAACCTCACCATCGTGAAGGTCATCGCCGACAAAAACATCCTCCTCGTGAAGGGTGCAATCCCAGGCGCCAACGGTGACGACGTCATCGTACGCACCGCCATCAAGGGCCAGGCCCGCAAAGTCTAA
- the rplB gene encoding 50S ribosomal protein L2, whose amino-acid sequence MAIKPFSRPLTPAQRFTSLNTADGVSSKRPERALTEPKHKTGGRNVYGRVTSRHRGGGHKQLYRIIDFKRDILDQPAKVQALEYDPNRSANIALVSYPNGEKRYILAPEGIVVGQTVIASDKATTNDFLVGNNFPLSIIPPSTKLHNVELIPGRGAQVARTAGSSLELVALEDGQATLKMPSGELRRVNAKCRATIGVVGNGDHNKQSLGKAGRSRWLGKRPHVRGVAMNPVDHPNGGGQGKSKGGGGRQQLVSPWGQLAKGFPTRRRSKLSNSQIIVHHNGRKPRGQK is encoded by the coding sequence ATGGCTATCAAACCTTTCAGCCGCCCGCTCACGCCCGCCCAGCGCTTCACCTCGCTCAACACGGCCGATGGCGTCAGCAGCAAGCGCCCCGAGCGCGCCCTCACCGAGCCCAAGCACAAGACCGGCGGACGTAACGTCTACGGTCGCGTCACCTCACGCCATCGCGGCGGCGGTCACAAGCAGCTCTACCGCATCATCGACTTCAAACGCGACATCCTCGACCAGCCCGCCAAGGTCCAGGCTCTCGAGTACGATCCTAATCGTTCCGCGAACATCGCGCTCGTTTCCTATCCGAACGGAGAGAAGCGTTACATCCTCGCTCCCGAAGGCATCGTTGTGGGCCAGACCGTCATCGCTTCGGACAAAGCCACGACCAACGATTTCCTCGTCGGTAATAACTTCCCGCTGTCGATCATCCCGCCATCGACCAAGCTCCACAACGTCGAGCTCATCCCCGGTCGCGGCGCTCAGGTCGCCCGCACCGCAGGCTCTTCGCTCGAGCTCGTCGCTCTCGAAGACGGCCAGGCTACGCTCAAGATGCCTTCCGGCGAACTCCGCCGCGTGAACGCAAAATGCCGCGCCACGATTGGTGTCGTCGGCAACGGCGACCACAACAAGCAGTCGCTCGGCAAAGCCGGTCGCAGCCGTTGGCTCGGTAAACGTCCTCACGTTCGTGGTGTCGCCATGAACCCTGTCGATCACCCCAACGGTGGCGGTCAAGGCAAGTCCAAGGGTGGTGGCGGTCGTCAACAGCTCGTCTCCCCGTGGGGCCAGCTCGCGAAAGGCTTCCCAACTCGTCGTCGTTCGAAGCTCTCGAACAGCCAGATCATCGTTCACCACAACGGCCGCAAGCCACGTGGTCAGAAGTAA
- the rplP gene encoding 50S ribosomal protein L16, whose protein sequence is MALAPARTKYRKSQKGSRSGNAKRGNTIAFGEYGLQSLTRGPMTGQQIEAARVTISRHLKRKGKLWIRVFPHKPVTKKPAETRMGSGKGPVEYYVAVIKPGAVLFELSGVPTTVAKEAFRLADAKLPFHCRFIVREGTAV, encoded by the coding sequence ATGGCTCTCGCTCCCGCACGCACTAAATATCGCAAATCCCAAAAGGGTTCCCGCTCCGGCAACGCCAAGCGTGGTAACACGATCGCCTTCGGCGAATACGGCCTCCAATCCCTCACCCGCGGACCCATGACCGGTCAGCAGATTGAGGCGGCCCGTGTCACCATCTCGCGCCACCTGAAGCGCAAGGGCAAACTCTGGATCCGCGTTTTCCCCCACAAGCCCGTTACGAAAAAGCCAGCCGAGACCCGCATGGGTTCCGGTAAAGGCCCAGTCGAATATTACGTGGCTGTCATCAAACCCGGCGCAGTTCTTTTCGAACTCTCCGGCGTTCCCACCACCGTCGCCAAAGAGGCCTTCCGCCTCGCTGACGCCAAGCTGCCCTTCCACTGCCGTTTCATCGTGCGTGAAGGTACGGCTGTCTAA
- the rplX gene encoding 50S ribosomal protein L24, translating to MATKFHVKRGDQVVVIAGSHKGKTGKVLEIRAAKSRVVVEGVAMLKRHTKKSEQHPNGAIIEREGSVHVSNLMLQSTFDSSKRAKKTA from the coding sequence ATGGCTACCAAATTCCACGTCAAACGCGGCGACCAAGTCGTCGTCATCGCCGGCTCCCACAAGGGCAAGACCGGTAAAGTCCTCGAAATCCGTGCCGCTAAAAGCCGCGTCGTCGTTGAAGGCGTCGCCATGCTGAAGCGCCACACGAAGAAGTCGGAACAGCACCCGAACGGCGCGATCATCGAACGCGAAGGTTCGGTCCACGTCTCTAACCTGATGCTTCAGTCGACCTTCGATTCCAGCAAACGCGCCAAGAAGACCGCCTAA
- the rpmC gene encoding 50S ribosomal protein L29 has translation MTSKEIRDLAPAEITTKLADIRAELLQLRLKKNTGQVEKTHTIRALRKDVARLETILNQKKAAKAA, from the coding sequence ATGACTTCCAAAGAAATCCGCGATCTCGCTCCCGCTGAGATCACCACCAAGCTCGCCGACATCCGCGCTGAGCTTCTCCAGCTCCGCCTGAAGAAGAACACCGGCCAGGTCGAAAAGACCCACACGATTCGTGCTCTCCGCAAGGACGTAGCCCGCCTCGAGACCATCTTGAACCAAAAGAAAGCAGCCAAAGCCGCCTGA
- the rplW gene encoding 50S ribosomal protein L23 encodes MNANNVLKLVRLTEKSNKLSSEYGQYTFEVFPSATKYTIAEAVEKTFKVSVTRVNIQNYRGKNKKARNGRPITTSDYKKAIVTLKAGDKIELV; translated from the coding sequence ATGAACGCCAATAACGTTCTCAAACTCGTCCGTCTGACGGAAAAATCCAACAAGCTGTCGTCCGAATACGGCCAGTACACCTTCGAGGTTTTCCCCAGCGCCACCAAGTACACCATCGCTGAAGCCGTCGAAAAGACCTTCAAAGTATCGGTGACCCGCGTGAACATTCAAAACTACCGCGGCAAAAACAAAAAGGCCCGCAACGGCCGTCCTATCACGACCTCTGACTACAAGAAGGCGATCGTGACCCTCAAAGCGGGCGACAAGATCGAGCTCGTCTAA
- the rpsN gene encoding 30S ribosomal protein S14 → MPKTSAIERNKKRIALSAKFGAKRAELKAILANPATNDEEFYAAQKKLQKLPKNSAVERVRNRCSMSGRPRAFIGRFGVSRITFRELALAGKIPGVTKSSW, encoded by the coding sequence ATGCCGAAAACGTCCGCCATCGAACGCAACAAGAAGCGTATTGCCCTCTCCGCCAAATTCGGTGCCAAGCGCGCCGAGCTCAAGGCCATCCTCGCCAACCCGGCCACCAACGACGAAGAATTCTACGCCGCTCAGAAGAAGCTCCAGAAGCTCCCGAAGAACTCGGCCGTCGAACGCGTTCGCAACCGTTGCTCCATGAGCGGCCGCCCACGCGCCTTCATCGGTCGCTTCGGTGTCTCGCGTATCACGTTCCGTGAACTCGCGCTCGCCGGTAAGATCCCCGGCGTCACCAAGTCCTCCTGGTAA
- the rpsG gene encoding 30S ribosomal protein S7: MSRRHRADKRQVVPDIRYSSPLVAHLVNVIMQSGKKNLAQRIVYGAFEKVSEKLEKGDPVDLLIGALENARPRLEVKSRRVGGATYQVPIEISYERQESLALRWIVDAAGSRKGIPMKDALATEIVDAYNNTGSVVKKKEDTHKMAQANRAFAHLRW, translated from the coding sequence ATGTCACGCCGCCACAGAGCAGATAAACGCCAAGTCGTTCCGGATATTCGTTACAGCAGCCCATTGGTTGCTCACCTCGTCAACGTCATCATGCAAAGCGGCAAGAAGAACCTTGCCCAACGTATCGTTTACGGTGCGTTTGAAAAGGTTTCCGAGAAGCTCGAAAAGGGTGATCCGGTTGATCTGCTCATCGGCGCGCTCGAGAATGCTCGCCCTCGTCTGGAAGTGAAGAGCCGCCGTGTTGGTGGCGCTACTTATCAGGTTCCTATTGAAATTTCTTACGAACGTCAGGAGAGTCTAGCTCTGCGCTGGATTGTTGACGCCGCAGGTTCCCGCAAAGGCATTCCGATGAAGGATGCGCTCGCGACTGAGATCGTAGATGCGTACAACAACACCGGTTCTGTCGTTAAGAAGAAGGAAGACACCCACAAGATGGCCCAGGCGAATCGCGCCTTTGCCCACCTCCGCTGGTAA
- the rplD gene encoding 50S ribosomal protein L4, with amino-acid sequence MNLKVFSSDGTSSKDQDFGIPTFEGDKGLQAVKEVIVAINANARLGTHSTKTRGEVRGGGKKPWRQKGTGRARAGSIRSPLWVGGGVVFGPKPRDYSKKINAKVKALAFSRALFDRAVAGEIDVIESFAAPTAKTKAINQVIGLIAPKGKILLVDAQFSVEAARASRNLQRVTMQEASKLNTLDLAQYKKIIVSSAALEKIIARVSGGNS; translated from the coding sequence ATGAATCTCAAAGTTTTCTCTTCCGACGGCACGTCCTCCAAGGACCAAGACTTCGGCATCCCGACCTTCGAAGGCGACAAAGGCCTTCAAGCGGTGAAAGAAGTCATTGTTGCCATCAACGCCAACGCCCGTCTCGGCACGCACTCAACCAAAACCCGCGGCGAAGTTCGTGGTGGTGGTAAGAAGCCCTGGCGCCAAAAGGGTACCGGTCGCGCTCGCGCCGGTTCCATCCGCTCGCCCCTCTGGGTCGGTGGTGGCGTCGTCTTCGGCCCAAAACCCCGCGACTACTCCAAGAAGATCAATGCCAAGGTGAAGGCGCTCGCTTTCTCCCGCGCTCTCTTTGACCGCGCTGTTGCCGGCGAAATCGACGTGATCGAGAGCTTCGCAGCTCCGACCGCCAAGACCAAAGCCATCAATCAAGTCATCGGCCTCATCGCCCCGAAGGGTAAAATCCTCTTGGTCGATGCCCAGTTCTCTGTCGAAGCTGCCCGTGCGTCGCGCAATCTTCAGCGCGTGACCATGCAGGAAGCGTCCAAGCTCAACACCCTCGATCTGGCCCAATACAAGAAGATCATCGTCTCTTCGGCCGCCCTCGAGAAAATCATCGCTCGCGTCTCTGGAGGTAACTCATGA
- the fusA gene encoding elongation factor G has translation MSTVPVITIVTEKSKISSVNSKDRPFPLEWTRNIGIAAHIDAGKTTTSERILFYSGSVHKMGEVHEGTAVTDWMEQERERGITITAAAISCAWNASWGPWKGIKQRINIIDTPGHVDFTAEVERSLRVLDGAIAVFCAVAGVQPQSETVWRQANKYRVPRVAFINKMDRTGANFFRAIDEMREKLKANAHPLFIPIGAEENFTGLIDLVQNVAYIFEDTTDMLGLTPVTREIPESHRAQAKEYREKLIEAVSDFDDVIAEKYLSGEEITVPELMLAVRKATISLQFTGVIPGSAFKRKGVQRLLDCVVNYLPSPIDVPPMQGQDSDGASVEAVVDDKAKLAGLAFKLWNDPFVGRLVFYRVYTGVLNKGMSLYNPRTRRSERVSRLVLMRAMDREEIDTAYSGDICALVGVKEVITGDTLCDEDYDIRLEPPSFPEPVIAMSIEPNSKADQEKLGTALQRLVAEDPTLRVKTDLDTGQTILAGMGELHLEIILDRMKREFKVEATSGKPQIAYRETITAKAEAEGKFIRQSGGKGQYGHVVVTIEPNEKGKGVEVINETVGGSIPKEFIKPATEGILEACNNGVVAGYPVVDTIVRITDGSFHEVDSSEMAFKMAGIFGFKEAMKKASPILLEPIMAVEVTTPEEYQGDLMGDINRRRGQIQGMENKTGACIVTAHVPLELLFGYVTDIRSLSKGRASASITPSHFSQVPNSSLQKIVESSSKAPART, from the coding sequence ATGTCTACCGTTCCCGTCATCACCATCGTCACTGAGAAATCGAAGATCTCTTCGGTTAACTCGAAGGATCGTCCTTTCCCGTTGGAATGGACACGTAACATCGGTATCGCCGCGCACATTGATGCCGGCAAGACGACGACCTCCGAGCGTATTCTTTTTTATTCCGGCTCCGTCCATAAAATGGGCGAAGTTCATGAAGGAACTGCAGTGACCGACTGGATGGAGCAAGAGCGCGAGCGTGGCATCACGATCACTGCTGCAGCTATCTCGTGCGCATGGAATGCCTCATGGGGTCCATGGAAGGGCATCAAGCAACGCATCAATATCATTGATACGCCCGGACACGTTGATTTCACCGCGGAGGTCGAGCGTTCCCTTCGCGTACTCGATGGCGCCATCGCTGTTTTTTGTGCTGTTGCAGGCGTGCAACCTCAGTCCGAAACTGTTTGGCGTCAGGCCAATAAATACCGCGTTCCGCGCGTCGCATTCATCAATAAGATGGATCGTACTGGCGCTAATTTCTTCCGCGCGATCGACGAAATGCGCGAGAAGCTCAAGGCCAACGCCCATCCTCTTTTTATTCCGATTGGTGCTGAAGAAAACTTCACCGGCCTGATCGATCTCGTTCAGAACGTCGCGTATATCTTCGAAGATACAACCGACATGCTCGGCTTGACGCCAGTTACACGTGAGATTCCGGAGAGCCATCGCGCACAGGCTAAGGAATATCGCGAAAAGCTTATCGAAGCCGTTTCCGACTTTGATGACGTCATTGCGGAAAAGTATTTGAGTGGTGAAGAAATCACGGTTCCTGAGCTCATGCTCGCCGTTCGTAAGGCCACAATTTCACTTCAATTTACCGGCGTTATCCCGGGCTCCGCTTTCAAGCGCAAGGGCGTGCAACGCCTCCTGGACTGCGTCGTAAACTACCTTCCTAGCCCTATCGACGTACCGCCGATGCAGGGTCAGGATAGTGATGGGGCATCCGTTGAAGCCGTTGTTGATGATAAAGCCAAACTAGCTGGTCTCGCTTTCAAGCTTTGGAACGATCCATTCGTCGGCCGTCTCGTTTTCTACCGTGTTTACACCGGCGTGCTGAACAAGGGCATGTCGCTCTACAATCCTCGTACCCGCCGCAGCGAGCGCGTTTCCCGCCTCGTCCTGATGCGCGCCATGGACCGCGAAGAAATCGACACGGCTTACTCAGGTGACATCTGCGCGCTCGTCGGTGTTAAAGAAGTCATCACTGGTGACACTCTTTGCGACGAAGATTACGACATCCGTCTCGAGCCACCATCCTTCCCTGAACCAGTCATTGCGATGTCCATCGAGCCAAACTCGAAGGCAGACCAAGAAAAGCTTGGCACCGCTCTTCAGCGCCTCGTGGCCGAAGATCCGACTCTCCGCGTTAAGACTGATCTCGATACCGGCCAAACGATCCTCGCCGGCATGGGCGAGCTTCACCTCGAAATCATCCTCGATCGTATGAAGCGTGAATTTAAGGTCGAGGCAACTTCCGGCAAGCCACAGATCGCTTACCGTGAGACGATCACTGCCAAGGCGGAAGCCGAAGGTAAGTTCATCCGTCAGTCGGGCGGTAAAGGTCAGTACGGCCACGTTGTCGTCACGATCGAGCCAAATGAAAAAGGCAAGGGTGTCGAAGTGATCAACGAGACCGTTGGTGGATCGATCCCAAAAGAATTCATCAAGCCTGCGACCGAAGGTATTCTGGAAGCCTGCAACAACGGCGTTGTCGCTGGTTATCCCGTTGTCGACACGATCGTCCGCATCACGGACGGTTCCTTCCACGAGGTCGATTCCTCTGAAATGGCGTTTAAGATGGCCGGCATCTTCGGCTTCAAAGAAGCCATGAAAAAGGCTTCGCCGATCCTTCTCGAACCAATCATGGCCGTCGAAGTCACCACTCCAGAAGAGTATCAAGGTGACCTCATGGGTGACATCAACCGTCGCCGCGGTCAGATTCAAGGCATGGAAAACAAGACTGGCGCGTGCATCGTCACCGCTCACGTTCCTCTCGAACTCCTCTTCGGTTACGTCACAGACATTCGGTCCCTCTCCAAGGGACGTGCGTCTGCTTCGATCACTCCTTCCCACTTCTCGCAGGTTCCGAATTCCTCGCTCCAAAAGATCGTCGAAAGCTCCTCGAAAGCTCCCGCCCGTACCTAA